The proteins below are encoded in one region of Lactuca sativa cultivar Salinas chromosome 3, Lsat_Salinas_v11, whole genome shotgun sequence:
- the LOC111894265 gene encoding COP1-interactive protein 1-like, with the protein MCAMYEDLKEGVKKKCNNEEDKEDNESSTSSSSNSLSMESAGGYFSPGSGSKTPSLDNIPKAAATTTDAQSMKSENSCYSLEDVSEVVKETLSVEPVWSSFKPEEREEEERGREVEKLMKENGDLRDKLGEKENKYQHLENKSSRRMKELEDKVVALKHEIEELNHQEEREGECKGRHDKRKDKNKNMGFQIESDAFKEKAGDVLKKLDECEKILKCKIDESMGRVQNVRKELDLLRSGNDEDRKKLLYEKEKEVESLRIQNQASEMELKGKIVQSMERVKNMQMELDSLRHQNKKLLHQNEKGVQSLRIQKQETEMEIKEKSEKVVDEFENILKGKIVRSVDRLQNMQMGVESLRSQNVDVRKKLYEKEKEVESLSIRNKESESELKKKSKEAADSLEVVEKLSERLQQTTFNQEDLKQQVNDSSVMIARINVENEKQQTTISQLNDENEKQQATISQLKNENEKHKTRIAQLNNENEKQKYTISQLNSQHEKQKATISQLDNENEKQKTTILQLNDQDEKQKATISQLSDENEKQKTTISQLNTQHEKQKATISQLTNENEKQKATILHSNDQLEKQKAAISQLMDEHEKQKATNSQLNGDSEKQKATISRLNGENEKQKSTISQLEKKLQAKETQISNLETKSEGVKKELSNKLKTLEHKFRSMEMDKKELEVKNDVLAVTLEQKDMQADKLNDEVKSSFRAAVKKMGDMMTEFRKCSEDNILILSRRIRVAEQLQNETREWCKKTKDKYEQDKMDSDTNVRTIKVLMTMVNETLKVTEALGLRFVECCETFMNRVSKVSCEINSAKDWVRRKNVAMVQLKEDLDAVVVELDGKEEEVLRSRQKVLKLDTKLRDLEKTVKENHETIIVLKEEKREAIRHLCVWTDYHRSRADFLTKSLSDLLARNHRPV; encoded by the coding sequence ATGTGTGCTATGTACGAAGATTTAAAAGAAGGTGTAAAGAAAAAATGCAACAacgaagaagataaagaagacaACGAGTCTTCCACTTCTTCATCATCAAATTCATTAAGCATGGAATCAGCAGGAGGATATTTTTCCCCAGGTAGTGGATCAAAAACACCAAGTCTTGATAACATTCCAAAGGCGGCAGCAACAACAACAGATGCTCAAAGTATGAAATCTGAGAATTCATGTTATTCTTTAGAAGATGTGAGTGAAGTTGTAAAAGAAACATTAAGCGTTGAACCTGTTTGGAGTTCATTTAAACCAGAAGAAAGAGAGGAAGAAGAAAGGGGTAGAGAAGTAGAGAAGCTCATGAAAGAAAATGGTGATTTAAGAGATAAATTGGGTGAAAAGGAGAACAAATATCAGCATCTTGAAAACAAATCATCTAGAAGGATGAAAGAGCTTGAAGATAAAGTCGTTGCTTTGAAGCATGAGATTGAGGAATTAAATCATCAGGAGGAACGGGAAGGAGAGTGCAAGGGTAGACATGataaaagaaaagacaaaaacaaaaacatGGGATTTCAGATTGAATCTGATGCATTCAAAGAGAAGGCAGGTGATGTTTTGAAGAAACTTGATGAGTGTGAGAAGATTCTCAAGTGTAAAATCGATGAATCCATGGGTCGTGTCCAGAATGTAAGAAAGGAATTGGATTTGTTAAGGTCTGGAAATGATGAAGATCGAAAAAAGTTGTTGTATGAAAAGGAAAAAGAAGTCGAGTCTTTGAGGATTCAGAATCAAGCATCAGAAATGGAGCTCAAGGGTAAAATCGTCCAATCCATGGAACGCGTCAAAAACATGCAAATGGAACTGGATTCCTTAAGGCATCAGAATAAAAAGCTTCTACATCAAAATGAGAAAGGAGTCCAGAGTTTGAGGATTCAGAAACAAGAAACAGAAATGGAGATAAAGGAAAAGAGTGAAAAGGTTGTAGATGAGTTTGAAAATATTCTCAAGGGCAAAATCGTCCGATCCGTGGATCGGTTGCAAAATATGCAAATGGGAGTGGAATCTTTACGATCTCAGAACGTTGACGTTCGAAAAAAATTATACGAAAAAGAAAAGGAAGTCGAGTCATTGAGTATACGGAATAAAGAATCAGAAAGTGAGCTTAAGAAAAAGAGTAAAGAAGCTGCGGATTCCCTTGAGGTGGTGGAAAAATTATCAGAGAGATTGCAGCAAACGACCTTCAACCAAGAGGATTTGAAACAGCAAGTAAACGATTCCTCTGTCATGATTGCAAGGATAAACGTCGAAAACGAAAAACAACAAACTACGATTTCTCAACTAAACGACGAAAATGAGAAACAACAAGCTACGATTTCTCAATTAAAAAACGAAAATGAGAAGCATAAAACTAGGATTGCTCAACTCAACAACGAAAATGAGAAGCAGAAATACACAATTTCTCAATTGAACTCCCAACATGAGAAGCAAAAAGCTACAATCTCTCAACTCGACAATGAAAATGAAAAGCAGAAAACTACAATTCTTCAATTAAACGACCAGGATGAGAAGCAAAAAGCTACAATTTCTCAACTCAGCGACGAAAATGAGAAGCAGAAAACTACAATTTCTCAATTAAACACACAACATGAGAAGCAAAAGGCTACGATTTCTCAACTCACCAACGAAAATGAGAAGCAGAAAGCCACGATTCTTCACTCTAACGACCAACTTGAGAAGCAAAAAGCTGCAATTTCTCAATTAATGGACGAACATGAGAAGCAAAAAGCTACAAATTCTCAACTAAACGGTGATAGTGAGAAGCAAAAAGCTACAATTTCTCGATTGAACGGTGAAAATGAGAAACAAAAGAGTACAATTTCTCAACTGGAGAAAAAACTCCAAGCGAAAGAGACTCAGATTTCTAATCTGGAAACAAAATCGGAGGGAGTTAAGAAGGAACTATCAAACAAGTTGAAAACGCTGGAGCACAAATTCAGATCCATGGAGATGGACAAAAAGGAACTGGAAGTAAAGAACGACGTGTTGGCGGTGACACTGGAGCAAAAAGACATGCAGGCCGATAAATTAAACGACGAGGTGAAATCAAGTTTCCGGGCGGCGGTGAAGAAAATGGGAGATATGATGACCGAATTCCGGAAGTGTTCCGAGGATAACATCCTTATTTTGAGCCGAAGAATCCGTGTGGCCGAACAGCTTCAAAACGAAACGCGAGAGTGGTGcaaaaaaacaaaagataaatACGAGCAAGACAAAATGGACAGCGACACCAACGTTCGCACAATCAAGGTCCTGATGACGATGGTGAACGAGACATTGAAGGTGACGGAGGCTCTAGGGCTCCGATTCGTGGAATGCTGTGAGACTTTCATGAATCGTGTGTCCAAGGTGTCGTGTGAGATAAACTCTGCCAAGGATTGGGTGAGAAGAAAGAATGTGGCGATGGTTCAGTTGAAGGAGGATTTGGATGCAGTTGTCGTGGAATTGGATGGTAAAGAAGAGGAGGTGCTTCGATCCAGGCAAAAAGTCTTGAAGTTGGACACTAAATTAAGGGATTTGGAGAAGACTGTGAAGGAGAATCATGAAACTATAATTGTTCTCAAAGAGGAGAAAAGGGAAGCAATCAGGCATTTGTGTGTGTGGACTGATTATCACCGGAGTCGAGCTGATTTTCTCACTAAATCGCTTTCCGATCTCCTCGCTAGAAACCACAGACCGGTTTAG